A region of Drosophila suzukii chromosome 2L, CBGP_Dsuzu_IsoJpt1.0, whole genome shotgun sequence DNA encodes the following proteins:
- the LOC108008732 gene encoding odorant receptor 23a-like — MELTKILGIDYFRYQLLVWRICGALDLCKGNYWSWAMGLNIFTFLQTPMLLKAIFSFEDPMDNIFNFALAITSLSTLLKFLMYLPQLNKLVDVRRIINHLESRVSGEDQVIRHRIMSRHLQRLTMIFLVPYGLGFLNASGSFLFKSERSLPLLMWFPFDWKKSLAAYIGALVFQLVGLFVQILHNFSGDSFPPVALYLVSEQCQLLILRISKIGYGSKNLKKNEQDLVNCIEDQITLYSLLELIQSMISLPMMIQFLVIGINTAVTLFGLIFYVEAISDRIFYVCFLLGLTLQTFPLCYYGTKVQESFEELHYAVFCSNWVDQSATYRGYMLILSERTKRQQILLAGNLVPINLSTFVACCKGAYSFFTLMADREGQGSLNRRT; from the exons ATGGAACTCACCAAGATCCTTGGGATTGACTATTTTCGTTACCAGTTGCTAGTCTGGCGAATTTGTGGTGCCCTCGATCTCTGCAAGGGAAACTACTGGAGTTGGGCGATGGGCTTGAACATTTTCACGTTCCTGCAGACGCCCATGCTTCTAAAAGCTATATTCAGCTTTGAAGATCCGATGGATAACATCTTCAATTTCGCCCTGGCGATCACATCGCTTTCCACTCTTCTTAAGTTTTTGATGTACCTACCGCAGCTAAATAAGTTGGTTGACGTCCGGAGGATTATCAATCACTTGGAATCCCGGGTTTCTGGGGAGGATCAGGTTATCCGGCATAGGATAATGTCCAGGCATTTGCAAAGGCTAACTATGATTTTCCTGGTTCCCTATGGCTTAGGGTTCCTCAATGCTTCGGGATCCTTTCTTTTCAAAAGCGAGCGCAGCTTGCCGCTGCTCATGTGGTTTCCGTTTGACTGGAAAAAATCACTGGCTGCCTATATCGGAGCTTTGGTCTTCCAGCTTGTTGGACTTTTTGTTCAAATCCTGCATAATTTTTCTGGGGACTCCTTTCCGCCCGTAGCATTGTACCTGGTTTCCGAGCAATGTCAGTTGTTGATCCTAAGGATCTCCAAAATTGGTTATGGCTCAAAGAATCTGAAGAAGAATGAACAGGATCTTGTCAACTGCATCGAGGACCAAATTACGCTCTACAG CTTACTGGAATTGATTCAATCCATGATTTCCTTACCCATGATGATACAGTTCTTAGTTATTGGCATTAACACCGCAGTGACCTTGTTTGGACTAATATTCTATGTGGAGGCCATATCGGATCGCATCTTTTATGTGTGCTTTCTGTTGGGCCTCACTTTGCAGACTTTCCCACTTTGTTATTATGGAACCAAGGTGCAGGAAAGCTTTGAGGAGCTCCACTACGCGGTATTCTGCAGCAACTGGGTAGACCAGAGCGCCACCTATCGGGGATATATGCTGATCCTCTCGGAGCGCACCAAGCGACAGCAGATCCTCCTCGCCGGCAACCTGGTGCCCATCAACTTGAGCACCTTTGTGGCCTGTTGCAAGGGAGCCTACTCCTTTTTTACCCTGATGGCCGACCGAGAGGGCCAGGGCTCCCTAAACCGGAGGACTTAA
- the Prosbeta4R1 gene encoding probable proteasome subunit beta type-2, whose product METILGIKGFDFVILASDTMKAKSVMWLDEDKSKIHRLTNYSMMSAVGDGGDCLQFSDFILRNLDLYKVTNGYDLTVRGAVHFIRTNLSAYLRSNVKYMVALLVGGFDLTSGPELTFIDSLGNSVPIRYGGHGSGINFCTPIFEEFYNPQLDKRTAYSIIEKCVFEIQKRFVINLRNFDVFMINREGITKLDSINQQSFRAKVMANPSTRE is encoded by the exons ATGGAGACGATTTTGGGCATTAAAGGATTTGATTTCGTCATACTGGCTTCAGATACCATGAAAGCAAAGTCCGTGATGTGGTTGGATGAAG ACAAATCGAAGATCCATCGCCTGACAAACTATTCCATGATGTCGGCCGTGGGCGATGGTGGAGATTGCCTGCAGTTCTCGGATTTCATTCTTCGGAACCTGGACCTTTACAAGGTGACCAACGGCTATGACTTGACTGTTCGCGGGGCGGTGCACTTCATCCGGACCAATTTGTCCGCCTATCTGCGGAGCAACGTGAAGTACATGGTGGCCCTGCTGGTCGGTGGATTTGATCTTACTAGCGGTCCAGAGTTGACCTTCATCGACAGCCTCGGCAACTCGGTTCCCATCCGCTATGGTGGCCACGGATCCGGCATCAATTTTTGCACACCCATATTCGAGGAGTTTTACAATCCGCAGTTAGATAAACGAACCGCATATAGTATAATCGAAAAATGTGTGTTCGAGATCCAAAAACGATTCGTTATCAATTTGCGAAACTTCGATGTGTTCATGATAAATCGAGAGGGCATTACCAAGCTGGATTCCATAAACCAGCAGTCCTTCAGAGCCAAAGTGATGGCAAATCCTTCAACAAGAGAATGA
- the LOC108021725 gene encoding uncharacterized protein: protein MSFTVTNRSLIRFESAKKDDELMRALMFFNVDISGGVCCGRRNEITAPRTSVCNGKRRTPGGGLSNPITESAMSFGAPNKFYAPGHADFDHGNYKRRAPGHLRDNSAYSDSPRHFHYRMIKPGRGRVETGLVSPSPSIDSAGYFENNRSYKRTPRFETERTYEQYYPDKAEKYEASNPTALTSDYSEEEEDPRSNQKRYPYTESTYERPYDYYTNAPKSIQRHFYVPRKRYYSYHEEPPQDDYNREYREYLPRDLGLRTNRPYGDYDYSQASGSMPPEFSSNYYTQRNANDYDEKNSEYYEDYSDENSQNQHEEIHRYFDPDYNKESRKTPPPIPFPKPEPKHYKVRSSSYKDITDPSNYPTKDTKTVRDYKLKDRNVPPYEEPKDSQKKYNRYKRHYQPEKIPTRKSCNHFKETREAPKKYDRISKDILRLAPPKKYEKHRNTQDDRFYVDKRSHRNSEYRYKIQNEVHQAIPSSYKKYFSDEVPLSNYHKKVSDDIPRTHENLRSEPPRSSREYERHKNKRRCKSLPDPKKSVDFVRFTDLNDGSEIPHKIHESNQTPSSIFFTIEIPYKKKEQRYAYSQKSEYIPKRSDSGCETFASNLNCALNSFKPQTSFYDVRKDRRRKTIKQKISGFFKRSKMCLTRSNIFKNKSKVLRNCKPGLRRLNYAHIDCRNNGSQSSHFISNSPKTSKHSLDLQNKRVPIRSPSIENASEKYCTRLLQGCHYPTVYRAKGNQQAENDDKIYHEYSMYNILSSNNHRSKVNKDEYEPCDKGLSKRNSQYFRPNADLRTKDSNKLYNRVSSGNCSHFSGDKCEDPIETSQISICLEIRATDVSLTGSPRIISSKVVTGHGLSTQSYTHMSREDLKVNVPKPPNLSVSRQNSGSTIFGSDSSASQKNQYTNVRLFPLPSEHNNGSSTTNSSKGSLCRTTRSEDFTNRKSIEECSKPPTVTSGRPSENLRPRHPISTKWSLTRQSKSCNSQKGFCNSWTPDRLENNFSRPTRPGLFQPNTIEMCSRPPTLIQSDINKRSSLKGVNNNFERSAPKKVILKTNSYNSLVCGSGRSTQSDCSCEKTDMQNTHQSECHRSQSHNFQFDETRKIEVSPRRTYSWPSQRPKTIPQVPIQTSFSKPLQIQESALKVQCKSSESSLSKCSSGSRNFTQGPKNMQLVSYSDSIPGSSCEPQSEYASNFTAMPSQDVTVTSVRGNLSCPKLTDSWDKDSYCRRSIVEELKRELLQSFRADRQMESQVPFLRPTPHIMIFPCVPEAMCQSNPNLNPNLFRRPESVVCWTPGPKSQNPFC from the exons ATGTCATTTACGGTGACGAACCGGAGTTTAATCCGATTTGAGAGTGCCAAGAAGGACGATGAATTGATGCGGGCATTAATGTTTTTCAATGTCGATATTTCGGGGGGAGTGTGCTGTGGTCGCCGAAACGAGATTACGGCGCCAAGGACCTCGGTTTGCAATGGAAAGC GGCGAACTCCCGGCGGAGGATTGAGCAATCCAATTACGGAGAGTGCGATGTCATTTGGGGCACCAAATAAATTCTACGCTCCCGGACATGCTGATTTCGATCATGGGAATTATAAGCGACGTGCTCCTGGCCATCTAAGAGATAACTCTGCCTATTCCGACAGTCCCCGTCACTTTCATTATAGAATGATTAAACCAGGACGGGGTCGTGTCGAAACCGGCTTAGTTTCCCCATCACCATCGATCGATTCTGCGGGCTATTTTGAGAATAATAGGAGCTACAAACGCACTCCACGCTTTGAAACTGAAAGGACATACGAACAATATTATCCAGATAAGGCCGAGAAATATGAGGCCAGCAATCCAACGGCCTTAACTTCTGATTATTCTGAAGAAGAGGAGGATCCGAGGAGTAACCAAAAAAGATATCCTTATACTGAATCCACATATGAACGTCCTTATGATTACTACACTAATGCTCCTAAGTCAATTCAAAGACACTTTTACGTACCTCGCAAAAGATATTATTCTTACCATGAAGAACCACCACAAGATGATTACAATCGAGAATATAGAGAATATCTGCCACGTGATTTGGGGTTGAGAACTAATAGACCGTATGGAGACTATGATTATAGCCAAGCTTCGGGGTCTATGCCACCAGAATTCTCTTCAAATTACTATACTCAAAGGAATGCAAATGATTATGACGAGAAAAATTCCGAGTACTACGAAGATTATTCTGATGAAAACAGCCAAAATCAACACGAAGAAATTCATCGATACTTTGACCCAGATTATAATAAAGAAAGCCGTAAGACACCACCTCCAATACCCTTTCCAAAACCCGAACCCAAGCACTATAAAGTCAGATCTTCGTCTTACAAGGATATTACAGACCCTTCGAACTATCCCACAAAAGATACAAAAACTGTAAGAGATTATAAGCTAAAAGATAGGAATGTTCCGCCTTACGAGGAACCAAAAGAtagccaaaaaaaatataatagatATAAGCGCCACTACCAGCCAGAGAAAATTCCAACTAGAAAAAGTTGCAACCATTTTAAAGAAACTAGAGAAGCTCCGAAAAAATACGATAGAATTTCCAAAGATATTTTACGTCTTGCTCCGCCAAAAAAGTATGAAAAACATAGAAACACTCAAGACGATAGATTTTATGTGGACAAGAGGTCTCACAGAAATTCTGAATATAGgtacaaaatacaaaatgaaGTTCATCAGGCTATCCCAAGTtcttataaaaaatactttagtGATGAAGTTCCTCTCAGTAATTATCACAAGAAGGTCAGTGACGATATCCCAAGAACGCACGAAAACTTAAGATCAGAACCTCCTAGATCATCCAGAGAATATGAAagacacaaaaacaaaagacgTTGTAAGTCCTTACCGGATCCGAAGAAGTCTGTTGACTTTGTTCGTTTTACGGACTTAAACGACGGCTCGGAAATACCTCACAAAATTCATGAAAGCAACCAAACCCCATCGTCAATATTTTTCACCATCGAGATTCCCTATAAAAAGAAAGAACAGAGGTATGCATACTCCCAAAAAAGTGAATACATACCAAAAAGGTCGGATTCGGGTTGTGAAACGTTTGCTAGTAACTTAAACTGTGCCCTCAATTCATTTAAACCGCAAACATCATTTTATGATGTTCGGAAAGATCGGAGGCGTAAAACAATAAAGCAAAAAATATCAGGATTTTTTAAAAGGTCAAAAATGTGTTTGACGAGgtcaaacatttttaaaaacaaatcaaaagtACTGAGGAATTGTAAGCCAGGGCTACGTCGCTTAAACTATGCTCACATTGATTGCAGGAATAATGGAAGCCAAAGCTCTCATTTTATTTCAAACTCCCCGAAAACTAGTAAACACTCTTTGGATCTTCAAAACAAGAGGGTTCCTATTCGCAGTCCCTCTATAGAAAATGCATCCGAAAAATATTGTACAAGGCTGCTACAGGGATGTCATTATCCCACGGTTTACAGGGCAAAAGGCAACCAGCAAGCTGAAAATGATGATAAAATATACCACGAGTATTCTATGTACAACATTTTGAGTTCAAACAATCACCGTTCGAAGGTAAATAAAGATGAGTATGAGCCCTGCGATAAAGGACTAAGTAAACGAAACAGTCAATATTTCAGACCCAATGCTGATCTGCGTACGAAGGACTCCAACAAATTATACAATCGTGTATCCAGCGGAAATTGCAGCCATTTTAGTGGAGATAAATGTGAAGATCCCATCGAGACAAGTCAAATAAGTATCTGCCTTGAGATAAGGGCTACAGACGTGAGTTTGACAGGCAGCCCACGGATTATTTCATCCAAAGTCGTGACCGGTCATGGTTTATCCACTCAGAGTTATACCCACATGAGCAGGGAGGATCTCAAAGTAAACGTTCCAAAACCACCAAATCTTTCGGTATCGAGACAGAATAGTGGTAGTACAATATTTGGCAGCGATTCAAGCGCTAGTCAAAAAAACCAATATACAAATGTTCGACTTTTTCCCCTGCCCTCTGAACACAACAATGGTTCCTCTACAACAAACAGTTCCAAAGGCAGTTTATGTAGAACTACAAGATCTGAGGATTTCACCAATAGGAAGAGCATTGAAGAGTGTTCGAAGCCTCCAACTGTGACCAGTGGTAGACCATCAGAGAACCTTCGTCCCCGCCATCCAATCAGCACCAAATGGAGCTTGACCCGCCAATCGAAGTCTTGTAACTCTCAAAAAGGATTCTGCAACAGCTGGACCCCCGATAGACTAGAAAACAATTTTTCAAGACCTACCCGACCTGGATTGTTCCAACCAAACACTATTGAAATGTGTTCCAGACCACCGACTTTAATTCAAAGCGATATAAACAAGCGGTCGAGCTTGAAAGGTGTAAATAACAACTTCGAAAGGTCAGCCCCCAAGAAGGTGATCTTGAAAACAAATAGTTATAATAGTTTGGTTTGCGGTTCCGGCAGAAGTACTCAATCGGATTGCTCATGCGAAAAAACGGATATGCAGAATACCCATCAAAGTGAATGCCACAGATCCCAGAGTCACAAttttcaatttgatgaaacAAGAAAAATTGAAGTCAGCCCGAGAAGAACTTATAGTTGGCCAAGCCAAAGGCCCAAAACCATTCCCCAAGTCCCGATCCAAACATCTTTTTCAAAACCGCTTCAAATACAGGAATCTGCACTCAAAGTCCAATGTAAAAGTTCAGAATCCTCCTTAAGTAAATGCTCCAGTGGATCCAGAAATTTTACCCAAGGCCCAAAAAACATGCAGTTGGTTTCTTATTCTGATTCAATTCCAGGAAGCTCATGTGAGCCTCAGAGTGAATATGCCAGCAATTTCACGGCTATGCCAAGTCAGGATGTTACAGTAACCAGTGTTCGAGGGAATCTTAGTTGTCCGAAATTAACAGACAGCTGGGATAAGGATTCCTACTGCCGGAGGAGCATTGTGGAGGAACTGAAACGAGAGCTATTGCAAAGCTTCAGAGCCGATCGGCAAATGGAGTCCCAAGTGCCTTTTCTTCGACCCACACCACATATTATGATATTTCCCTGCGTTCCCGAAGCCATGTGCCAGTCTAATCCCAACCTAAATCCAAATCTATTCCGTAGACCGGAATCTGTTGTCTGCTGGACACCCGGTCCTAAGTCACAGAACCCTTTCTGTTGA
- the LOC108008937 gene encoding uncharacterized protein, whose product MKLSKISGIDYFRCQLLAWRICGALHLSERNFCSWATVACIVMFLPGPMLLGVLFSHEDPLETNYNFCTTITTMSNFVKFSLYVTQLTKLLDIQKLIAKLDARVSGKDQVLRRENMSNHIQRISQLFLITYAILSICSGVLFIFERERSLPFPMWFPFDWKKSNIAYFGDLVFQEIAILSQALQNYPGDSFPPVALYLVSEQCQLLILRISKIGYGSANLKKNEQDLVNCIEDQNTLYSILELIHTMISLPMMIQFLVIGVNIAVVLFGLIFYVNTLSDRLFYVCFLLAITLQTYPLCYYGSKVQESFEELHYAVFCSNWVDQSATYRGYMLILSERTKRQQILLAGNLVPIHLSTFVACCKGAYSFFTLMADRDGQGFFSKRDHPTQVSFPGTCQNSVSERKKPDRMELTKIHGIDYFRYQLLVWRICGALDLCKGNYWSWAMVLNIFTFLQTPMLLKAIFSFEDPMNNIFNFTLAITSLSTLLKFLMYLPQLNKLVDVRRIINHLESRVSGEDQVIRHRIMSRHLQRLTMIFLVTYGIVFVNSSGSFLFKSERSLPLLMWFPFDWKKSLAAYIGALVFQLVGLFVQILHNFSGDSFPPLVLFSVSEQCHLLILRISKIGYGSKNLKKNEQDLVNCIEDQITLYSLLELIQAMISYPVMVQFLVIGINTAVTLFGLIFYVEALSDRIFYVCFLLAITLQTYPLCYYGSKVQESFEDLHYAVFCSNWVDQSATYRGYMLILSERTKRQQILFAGNLVPIHLSTFVACCKGAYSFFTLMADRDGQGFFSKRDHPTKVSF is encoded by the exons ATGAAACTCAGCAAGATTTCCGGGATTGACTACTTTCGGTGCCAGTTGCTAGCCTGGCGAATTTGTGGAGCCCTGCATCTCAGCGAGCGTAACTTTTGCAGTTGGGCGACGGTTGCTTGCATCGTTATGTTCCTGCCGGGGCCCATGTTATTGGGAGTACTGTTTAGCCACGAAGATCCCTTGGAAACTAACTACAACTTCTGCACGACCATCACAACAATGTCAAATTTCGTAAAGTTTTCTTTGTACGTGACACAACTAACCAAGCTGCTCGACATTCAGAAGCTCATTGCAAAGCTGGACGCCCGGGTTTCTGGGAAGGATCAGGTACTCCGGCGTGAAAACATGTCCAACCACATACAGAGGATTTCTCAGCTGTTTTTGATCACATATGCTATTCTATCTATTTGCTCTGGGGTTCTTTTTATCTTTGAGAGGGAGCGCAGCTTGCCTTTTCCCATGTGGTTTCCCTTTGACTGGAAAAAATCAAACATTGCCTATTTTGGAGATTTAGTTTTTCAAGAGATCGCAATTCTCTCTCAAGCTCTCCAGAACTATCCAGGTGATTCCTTTCCGCCCGTAGCATTGTACCTGGTTTCCGAGCAATGTCAGTTGTTGATCCTAAGGATCTCCAAAATTGGATATGGCTCAGCGAATCTGAAGAAGAATGAACAGGATCTTGTCAACTGCATCGAGGACCAAAACACACTTTACAG CATACTTGAATTGATCCACACCATGATTTCCTTACCCATGATGATACAGTTCTTAGTTATTGGCGTTAATATCGCAGTTGTCTTGTTTGGCCTGATATTTTATGTGAATACCTTGTCGGATCGCCTTTTCTACGTGTGCTTTCTGTTGGCTATCACACTGCAGACATATCCACTGTGCTACTATGGATCCAAGGTGCAGGAAAGCTTTGAGGAGCTCCACTACGCGGTATTCTGCAGCAACTGGGTGGACCAGAGCGCCACCTATCGGGGATATATGCTGATCCTCTCGGAGCGCACCAAGCGACAGCAGATCCTTCTCGCCGGCAACCTGGTTCCCATTCACTTGAGCACCTTTGTGGCCTGTTGCAAGGGGGCCTACTCCTTTTTCACCCTGATGGCCGACCGAGATGGCCAGGGTTTTTTTAGTAAACGGGACCACCCAACTCAagtttcattt CCAGGCACCTGCCAAAACTCAGTCAGTGAAAGAAAAAAACCAGACAGGATGGAACTCACCAAGATCCATGGGATTGACTATTTTCGTTACCAGTTGCTAGTCTGGCGAATTTGTGGTGCCCTCGATCTCTGCAAAGGAAATTACTGGAGTTGGGCGATGGTCTTGAACATTTTTACGTTCCTGCAGACGCCCATGCTTTTAAAAGCTATATTCAGCTTTGAAGATCCGATGAATAATATCTTCAACTTCACCCTCGCGATCACATCGCTTTCCACTCTTCTTAAGTTTTTGATGTACCTACCGCAGCTAAATAAGTTGGTTGACGTCCGGAGGATTATCAATCACTTGGAATCCCGGGTTTCTGGGGAGGATCAGGTTATCCGGCATAGGATAATGTCCAGGCATTTGCAAAGGCTAACTATGATTTTCCTGGTAACCTATGGCATAGTGTTCGTCAACTCTTCGGGATCCTTTCTTTTTAAAAGTGAGCGCAGTTTGCCGCTGCTCATGTGGTTTCCGTTTGACTGGAAAAAATCTCTGGCTGCCTATATCGGAGCTTTGGTCTTCCAGCTTGTTGGACTTTTTGTTCAAATCCTGCATAATTTTTCTGGGGACTCCTTTCCGCCCCTTGTATTGTTTTCCGTTTCCGAGCAATGTCATTTGCTGATCCTAAGGATTTCCAAAATTGGATATGGCTCAAAGAATCTGAAGAAGAATGAACAGGATCTTGTCAACTGCATCGAGGACCAAATTACGCTCTACAG CTTACTAGAATTGATTCAAGCCATGATTTCCTATCCCGTGATGGTGCAGTTCCTAGTTATTGGCATAAATACCGCAGTGACCTTGTTTGGACTGATATTCTATGTGGAGGCCTTATCGGATCGCATCTTCTATGTGTGCTTTCTGTTGGCTATCACACTGCAGACATATCCACTGTGCTACTATGGATCCAAGGTGCAGGAAAGCTTTGAGGATCTCCACTACGCAGTATTCTGCAGCAACTGGGTGGACCAGAGCGCCACCTATCGGGGATATATGCTGATCCTTTCGGAGCGCACAAAGCGACAGCAGATCCTCTTCGCCGGCAATCTGGTGCCCATTCACTTGAGCACCTTTGTGGCCTGTTGCAAGGGGGCCTACTCCTTTTTCACCCTGATGGCCGACCGAGACGGACAGGGTTTTTTTAGTAAACGGGACCATCCAACTAAAGTttcattttaa
- the LOC108021726 gene encoding uncharacterized protein has product MSAAKNKGLSKTQEFKLMRSEYELRVNQLERDVYECCRILNKARKTEELNKKWSSAKNGCEKEKIVSWEFDMLDFPVENIAIWHKDKLVYLRAFKKNLDMKQEILLPQNVDKSKITAIFTAPGTLTISVPIITAIR; this is encoded by the coding sequence atgtctgCGGCAAAAAACAAGGGCCTAAGCAAGACCCAGGAGTTTAAATTAATGCGTTCCGAGTACGAGCTTAGAGTAAACCAATTGGAAAGAGATGTTTACGAATGCTGTCGAATTTTGAATAAAGCCCGGAAAACTgaagaattaaataaaaaatggtcATCAGCAAAAAACGGTTGTGAAAAGGAAAAGATTGTATCTTGGGAGTTCGATATGCTAGATTTCCCAGTGGAGAACATTGCAATCTGGCATAAGGATAAGCTCGTGTATCTTCGAgcatttaagaaaaatttggATATGAAACAAGAAATATTATTGCCCCAAAATGTGGATAAGTCCAAAATCACGGCAATTTTTACAGCTCCCGGGACTTTAACCATTTCTGTTCCAATAATTACCGCTATCAGATGA
- the LOC108011810 gene encoding casein kinase I, with protein sequence MDLEEIMEDYDLGRKMGSGSFGDIFKATNLRSGFIVALKLERRDVTNPQLLFEYYLYKNLSLGVGIPQVYQYRTTNMYNVMVMELLGSSLEEMFNLCQRRFSLKTVLMLAVQMLERLEFVHSHRYLHRDIKPENFVMGRGATSHRLYLIDFGLAIKYWDTVEDKHVQPKSGTRLTGTARYASINALRGGRQSRRDDIESLGYVLMYFLRGSLPWQGLVATSKQQKYEMITEMKLSTKAEDLCEGYPAQFYHFVAYSRDLAFDEEPYYENIRFSFMKLMNENRFINDMIYDWDILKKNILEAVNLREKKDQNEPQSKVEVE encoded by the coding sequence ATGGATTTGGAGGAAATAATGGAAGACTACGATCTGGGGAGGAAGATGGGCTCAGGATCGTTTGGTGACATCTTTAAGGCCACTAACTTGAGGTCGGGATTCATAGTGGCCCTCAAGCTGGAGCGCCGCGATGTCACCAATCCGCAGTTGCTTTTCGAGTACTATCTGTACAAAAACCTGAGCCTTGGAGTGGGAATCCCGCAGGTATACCAATACCGCACTACGAATATGTACAACGTGATGGTGATGGAGCTACTGGGGTCCTCGCTGGAGGAGATGTTCAACCTGTGCCAGCGCCGCTTCTCCCTGAAGACGGTGCTCATGCTGGCGGTGCAGATGCTGGAGCGCCTGGAGTTCGTGCACTCGCATCGCTACCTGCACCGCGACATCAAGCCGGAGAACTTTGTGATGGGACGCGGTGCGACCAGTCACCGTCTCTACCTCATCGACTTTGGTCTGGCCATCAAGTACTGGGACACGGTGGAGGACAAGCATGTGCAGCCCAAGTCGGGCACCCGACTCACCGGTACCGCTCGCTACGCCTCCATAAACGCCTTGCGTGGAGGCAGGCAGTCACGGCGGGACGATATCGAGTCCCTGGGCTATGTCCTCATGTACTTCCTCAGGGGCAGTCTGCCCTGGCAGGGACTCGTGGCCACCAGTAAGCAGCAGAAGTACGAGATGATCACCGAGATGAAGCTGTCTACCAAAGCGGAGGACTTGTGCGAAGGCTACCCGGCTCAGTTCTACCACTTTGTCGCCTACAGCCGGGATTTGGCCTTCGATGAGGAGCCGTACTATGAGAACATTCGGTTCTCCTTCATGAAACTGATGAACGAGAACAGGTTCATCAACGACATGATCTACGACTGGGACATCCTTAAGAAGAATATCCTCGAAGCCGTCAATTTGAGGGAAAAGAAGGACCAGAACGAGCCACAATCCAAAGTAGAAGTCGAATAG